Part of the Mycolicibacterium thermoresistibile genome, TCCTCGACGACCAGGCCCAGCTCGACGGGACGTTCGGTGGAGCGGGGCCGCCGATGCGGATTGTTGGTCAAGACATCACTGCCATAGCGATCAGCCACCCGGGTGATCGTAGGGAAGCCCGCGATGAATAGGTCTCACCACCGCCAGCGTGTTGGCTTCGGCGCACCTGAGACCATCGGAGGGTGACCGATCTGACTCGATACGGGCCCACGGCGGTGATCGCGGGCGGTTCGGAAGGTGTGGGCGCGGAGTTCGCCCGGCTGCTCGCCGACGCCGGCATCGACCTGGTGCTGATCGCCCGCAAACCCGGTCCGCTGGAGGACACCGCCGCCGACTGCCGGGCCCGCGGTGTCGAGGTGCGCACCATCTCGGCGGATCTCACCGACCCGGCCGCGGTGCACCGGGTGCTCGCCGAGTGCGCCGGCCTCGAGGTCGGACTGCTGATCTACAACGCCGGCGCCAACACCTGCAGCGAGGAGTTCCTCGACGGCGAGCTGGCCGACTTCGACAAGGTGCTGCGGCTCAACATCGACACCATGCTCACCCTGGTGCAGCACTTCGGCCGGCCGATGCGGGAGCGGCGCTCCGGCGGCATCCTGCTGGTCGGGTCGATGGCCGGCTACCTCGGCTCGGCCCGGCACACCGTGTACGGCGGGGTCAAGGCGTTCGGCCGGATCTTCGCCGAGAGCCTGTGGCTGGAGCTGCGCGACCACGGTGTGGACGTCCTCGAACTGGTACTCGGGGTCACCCGTACCCCCGCGATGGAGCGGGCCGGGCTGAATTTCGATGTCCCCGGGCTGCGGGTGGCCGATCCCGCCGATGTCGCCCGCGAGGGTCTCGAGCGGCTGCCGCACGGTCCGGTGCACGTCGCCGGCGGGAACGCCGAGGACGTCGCCCGGCGCAACGATCCGGACCGGGCCAAGGTGGTGCTGGGTGCCCACCGGTTCGTGCAGAAGCTGATCGGGCAGGCCTGACATGCGCATCGGGATCTCCACCCCGGTGGTGATGCAGATGCCCGGCGTGGCCTCGGACTGGGAGCGCACCGCCGGCCCCGACGAGCTGGCCCGCGTCGCGGCCGCCGCCGACGACCTGGGATTCGAGTTCCTCACCTGCGCAGAGCATGTCGTGGTGCCGGAGGCCGACGCCGCGGTGCGCGGTGCGACGTACTGGGATCCGGTGGCCACGTTGGGTTTCCTGGCCGCCCACACCACAAGGATTCGGCTGGCCACCTCGGTGATCGTGCTCGGCTACCACCATCCACTGGAGGTGGCCAAACGGTACGGCACCGTGGACCGGCTCAGCGGCGGGCGGGTGATCCTCGGCGTCGGTGTCGGATCGCTGAAGGCCGAGTTCGATCTGCTCGACGCCGCGTGGTCGGACCGCGACGCCCGGGCCGACGAGGCGATCCGGGCGTTGCGGGCGTCACTGTCGCAGAGCCGTCCGCACCATGACGGCGAGCACTACCGCTACTCCGGGTTCATCGTCGAACCGTGCGCGGTGCAGGACCGGGTGCCGATCTGGGTGGGCGGCAGGACGCGGCGATCGCTGCGCCGGGCGGTGACGCTGGGTGACGGCTGGATGCCGTTCGGGATCAGCGCCGCCCAGATCTCCGAATGGCTCGGCTCGGTTGAACTTCCGGACGGCTTCGAGGTGGTCCTGGCGACCTCGGCGCTGGATCCGCTGGGTGATCCCGACGCCGCTCGCCGGCGGCTGGACCGGCTGCGGGAACTCGGTGCGACGGCCGTGACCGCGACCGTCTCGGCGACCTCGGCCGCCCACTACTGCGAACAACTCGCCGCACTGCGGGATCTGGCGATGGGAGACGCGCTGTGAGTGACCGGGAGAGCCGAGACCGGCTGGCCGCGCTGGAACGGCGGTTGCAGCGGATCGAGGACGAACGCGCGATCGAGCGGATGATCGCGTCCTACGGTCCCCTGGTGGACGCCGGGGAGGCCGACGCCGCTGCGGAACTGTGGGCCGTCGACGGCGGTTACGACGTCGAGGGCTGGCCGATGCACAGCCGTGCCGAGGTGGCCGCGATGGTGCGCTCGGACGCCCATCAGGGTTTGATCCGCGGCGGCTGCTGCCACTTCCTCGGTCCGGCGGTGGTCACCGTCGACGGCGACGAGGCGGTCGCGGTGTGCGACTCGATGCTGATGGTGCACCGCGACGGCCGGTTCGTGGCCGCGCGGGTCGGCGCGAACCATTTCCAGCTGCGCCGCATCGACGGCCGCTGGCAGATCACCAAACGGATCATCCGCGGCCTGGACGGCAGATCCGAGGCGCGCGAACTGCTCTCCGACGGGGTCGCGGGCCGCACCCGCTGACCGCTGGGCCCCGGCCAGCACCGCCTGGGTCTGCGTGACCCGGGCCACCGGCCTGCCACGGTCGTCGGTCAGCGTGGTCCGCACGACGATCGTGGTGCGGCCGACGTGCAGCGGTGTGCAGGACGCGGTCACGTCGCCACCGCGGACGGCGCGGAAGAACGCGGAAGAACGCGGAAGAAGGTGTCGGCGAACGCCATTAACGCACCGCCGTGCAGGATTCCGCCGGTATCGATGTCGATTACCTGACAGGTAACCGGATTCGGTCAGTCCGTCTCGGGTTTGGCGTCGATGCCGGACTCCTTGCGCTGCTCCGGGGTGATCGGCGCCGGCGCATCGGTCAACGGATCCACCCCGCCGCCGGTCTTGGGGAACGCGATGACCTCGCGGATGGAGTCGAACCCGGCCAGCAGCGCGGTGATGCGATCCCACCCGAAGGCGATGCCGCCGTGCGGTGGCGCCCCGAAGGTGAAGGCGTCCAACAGGAATCCGAACTTCTCCTGCGCCTCCTCCGGACCGATGCCCATCACGTCGAACACCCGCTCCTGGACGTCGCGGCGATGGATACGGATGGAACCGCCGCCGATCTCGTTGCCGTTGCACACCAGGTCGTAGGCATCGGCCAGCACCACGCCGGGATCGGTGTCGATGCGGTCGACGAACTCCGGTTTGGGTGCGGTGAACGCGTGGTGCACCGCGGTCCAGGCGCCCGAGCCGACCGCGACGTCGCCGTGCGCGGCCGCCTCGTCGACCGGTTCGAACAACGGCGGGTCCACCACCCAGGTGAACGCCCAGGCGTCGGGGTCGATCAGATCGAGACGTCTGGCGATCTCGTTGCGCGCGGCGCCCAGCAACGCCCGGGACGACTTCGGCGGCCCCGCGGCGAAGAACACACAGTCACCCGGCGCCGCGCCGACGTGCGCGACCAGTCCGGCGCGTTCCTCGTCGGACAGATTCTTGGCCACCGGACCGCCCAGCGTGCCGTCCTCACCGACCAGGACATAGGCCAGCCCGCGCGCGCCACGCTGTTTGGCCCACTCCTGCCAGCCGTCCAGGGTGCGCCGCGGCTGCGACGCACCGCCGGGCATCACCACCGCGCCCACGTACGGCGCCTGGAACACCCGGAACGGGGTGTCCTTGAAGAACTCCGTGCACTCGACGAGCTCCAGCCCGAACCGCAGATCGGGCTTGTCGGTGCCGAACCGGCGCATCGCCTCGGCGTAGGTGATCCGCGGCAGCGGGGTCGGGACGTCGTAGCCGATCAGTCTCCACAGCGCGGTGATGATCTCCTCGGAGACGGCGATGACGTCCTCGGCGTCGACGAAGCTCATCTCCATGTCGAGCTGGGTGAACTCCGGCTGCCGGTCGGCGCGGAAGTCCTCGTCGCGGTAGCAGCGGGCGATCTGGTAGTAGCGCTCCATCCCGGCGACCATCAGCAGCTGTTTGAACAGCTGCGGGCTCTGCGGCAGGGCGTAGAAGGTGCCGGGCCGCAGCCGCGCGGGCACCAGGAAGTCGCGCGCGCCCTCCGGGGTGGACCGGGTGAGGGTGGGGGTCTCGAT contains:
- a CDS encoding nuclear transport factor 2 family protein, giving the protein MSDRESRDRLAALERRLQRIEDERAIERMIASYGPLVDAGEADAAAELWAVDGGYDVEGWPMHSRAEVAAMVRSDAHQGLIRGGCCHFLGPAVVTVDGDEAVAVCDSMLMVHRDGRFVAARVGANHFQLRRIDGRWQITKRIIRGLDGRSEARELLSDGVAGRTR
- a CDS encoding LLM class F420-dependent oxidoreductase; translation: MRIGISTPVVMQMPGVASDWERTAGPDELARVAAAADDLGFEFLTCAEHVVVPEADAAVRGATYWDPVATLGFLAAHTTRIRLATSVIVLGYHHPLEVAKRYGTVDRLSGGRVILGVGVGSLKAEFDLLDAAWSDRDARADEAIRALRASLSQSRPHHDGEHYRYSGFIVEPCAVQDRVPIWVGGRTRRSLRRAVTLGDGWMPFGISAAQISEWLGSVELPDGFEVVLATSALDPLGDPDAARRRLDRLRELGATAVTATVSATSAAHYCEQLAALRDLAMGDAL
- a CDS encoding SDR family NAD(P)-dependent oxidoreductase: MTDLTRYGPTAVIAGGSEGVGAEFARLLADAGIDLVLIARKPGPLEDTAADCRARGVEVRTISADLTDPAAVHRVLAECAGLEVGLLIYNAGANTCSEEFLDGELADFDKVLRLNIDTMLTLVQHFGRPMRERRSGGILLVGSMAGYLGSARHTVYGGVKAFGRIFAESLWLELRDHGVDVLELVLGVTRTPAMERAGLNFDVPGLRVADPADVAREGLERLPHGPVHVAGGNAEDVARRNDPDRAKVVLGAHRFVQKLIGQA
- the aspS gene encoding aspartate--tRNA ligase — encoded protein: MLRSHSAGSLRPTDAGQTVTLAGWVARRRDHGGVIFIDLRDASGVSQVVFREGEVLEQAHRLRAEYCIAVDGVVEIRPEGNENPEIPTGEVEVNATKLTVLGECAPLPFQLDEAPGEEARLKYRYLDLRRERPGNALRLRSKVNAAAREVLARHDFVEIETPTLTRSTPEGARDFLVPARLRPGTFYALPQSPQLFKQLLMVAGMERYYQIARCYRDEDFRADRQPEFTQLDMEMSFVDAEDVIAVSEEIITALWRLIGYDVPTPLPRITYAEAMRRFGTDKPDLRFGLELVECTEFFKDTPFRVFQAPYVGAVVMPGGASQPRRTLDGWQEWAKQRGARGLAYVLVGEDGTLGGPVAKNLSDEERAGLVAHVGAAPGDCVFFAAGPPKSSRALLGAARNEIARRLDLIDPDAWAFTWVVDPPLFEPVDEAAAHGDVAVGSGAWTAVHHAFTAPKPEFVDRIDTDPGVVLADAYDLVCNGNEIGGGSIRIHRRDVQERVFDVMGIGPEEAQEKFGFLLDAFTFGAPPHGGIAFGWDRITALLAGFDSIREVIAFPKTGGGVDPLTDAPAPITPEQRKESGIDAKPETD